GGGACATCGTCGGAGAACAATGTCGGGGACAGGGTGAGAACCTTCCGTTGGTTACGCCCTTGTTGTGTCGGTTCTTCCATATTTAGATATGGAGATAGATCCATATAGAGATCTATATCTTTCTATCGATAAATAGATCTATTGAGAAATGGATATTGATCTGGTTTCAAGATCTATGAACAAGAGAGATCCCTAAATATCCATTTGAGAAAATAGATGAATAGATAGGGCGAAGCCTGCTGAAGGAAGGTCGCGTTAGCGCCCCTTATTTCACTAAAGCAAGAAGGGAGAAAGTTTACTTTGAGAAAGAAGGGCTTCtatttagattagtttcttaGTAAAAGATAAGGCAAGAAGCAAGGGCGTAGCAGCTGCGCGAAGTTGCGCCTTAGCGCATCCGTTTTCTTGCTCGTTAGCGCCCCCCTACCCCTATTATTTATATTATAGTCATAAAGGAACTAAAGGAAATTTGACAACCTTACTAATAGAAAGGGGATGCGCTCAAGCATGCGAAGAAAGCTCGAAGAGCTTCTCTTATATTATAGAAAGGTTTGTAGAAAGGGGATTCTTCAAATATCCCATGTTGTAGGGGCTTCAAAGAAAGCTTGTAGTTTAGGGGTGCGCAGGTTTTCCACCCTATACAAGACAAGGGGCTAGCGCGCAATGGCTTTCTCTGATAGAGGCTCGCTTCTTCAAGTTCAAGTTCCGCTTGCTGCTTCTCATTTTGATAGGAGTAGGTGCTTGCAGCTCGCTCGCTGTCTACTAAATGAGCCTTCACTGCCCGCCCGGCCCCTATCTTTAATCTTAAGTAAAGTGAAGTCAAATCAATGAAGTGAACAGCCCAACCTCTTTGTTTGAAGCTTTGCCAGGAAGCTTCTACTTGTTGAAGCTTTGTTTCCCCTAATTCCGAAACACAACAATAGACTTGCCACTATAGTATAGGAAAAAGCTTCTCTTTGATAAGCGGTCATAGGGGAGTTCAGAAAGGATCTGATCGTAGATAGAGACTTCAACCGGGGGTAGGGGCGGATGTAGCCAAGTGGATCAAGGCAGTGGATTGTGAATCCACCACGCGCGGGTTCAATCCCCGTCGTTCGCCCATCAATAAATGGACCGTTTGTTTCGGAGACACAAGACAAACCTAGAAAGAATTTATTCTGCAAGTCATCTCGAGGCTTTCAAACGCATCCAAGCAATTGGTATCCGATTGAAAGATAGAAAGCATAGATTCGCGTCGCCTACTTGCTGAAAGCAAAAATGGAATGGCCGATCATGAATTCTATGACGTTTTTAAGACCTCACTAATCAGCCAACCACTTTTTAGTTCATAATGAATGAACCCCCGGATGAAAAAAAAATTTCCCCTCCCTTTTACTAAACCATGGGGAGCCCCGAGTAGTTTACCGGACAAATTGAGTTGTCGTGACGATACCTTTCAACATCGGAAAAGACTTCTCTTCATCACGAGACTGATCGGATCTGCCGTAGACACCCGAGAGATCTTCACAAGGCAGGCTAAAATAAAAGACTAAGAGGCGCTGCAAGCGAGCAAAGAGTTATGctttcatttctttgttgagATTGAAATCAAGTTAAAAGGTTAGGTATAATGCACGCAGGCCAAGTCAAGAAAAGGACTTCCTTACTTTTCATTCATAGTAGTCTTAATGACTAGTAGTTTGAAGCCTTAAGAAAGCGGTTTTTTTTCGGCACTCGCTTCCTTCGTCTTAAGTAAAGTTCAGTTTACTTTTTCGATTCGGAACTCTTAGTCGAGCTGATGGCGAGATCGATTTTTTGTTCGAGGTTCAAGAGGAAGGAGAGGAACCACCGCCCAATGGTGCTTTTACGAAAGTATGGTCACCGGTGGCTAATACCTTCTCGAGACTATCGAACCTGAAATCCACTTTCCATCGCTCTTTTTAGGTTGGCATAATATAGAAAGAGAGTGCCAAGAAACAACACATACCTATCACTTTTGGAAGGTTTGGAACCCTTACTCAACATAGGGTCCAAAAACCCGACATACCCTTTTTTTAGAGCGTATAAGGGGAAAAGAGCTCTTGCATCGTTAGCCGCTTTTCAGCATTTCCTGCCTGAGTTGTTGACCATCACCTGACCTCACACGGGAGGCCCCGCGCCGAGTGATTCTCCCCCAAAAAACTCTACATGTGATGTTCCGAAAACAGAAACATGTGATTTAGTAAATTAGAACCCATTGTGGGGTGCAACCAGGGAACAACTATCAACTAGTTTGAAAAGTTCTTCCATTTAGTAATGGAAGTCATCCGTTGTCACTTTCTAAGGGTATGGTAGAGAGGCTTGAGAAGGTGGACAATCCTTCAGTGAAGACCTAACGAGAGGCTGAATTCAAACACACCCAAAATCCACAAGAATCGTACGAACATCTATGGAGCGTAGCAAGGAACCTTGGCTTCAGCTCTCGTCACCTCACTCAATCCTACAGCGGAAACTCGAGTCGAGGCGCTGCAAGCGAGCAAAGAAGCACTTCTTGTAACCAAAACAAAAACCCCATGGATCAGCAAAGGCTTGTTCTGGACCACGCCGCTAGATTGAGACTGCCACCTTCCTATTTGAGTAAGGAATGAATATCGGACCCTACTGACGTTCAACCGACGACCGGGCCTAGTGGTGCTTGCGGCTTTTCCTATTTCGGCTTGGATTGAAAATACTGGACAGGAAAGGAAAACAAACTGTCCAGCCTTTCAAGCCCTACTAAGTAAAGGGGGATGCGTTGTTGGCTGCTTTAACCCCACTTCTGCTCAACATCGATCCTCTCACATACTTCCTCAAGCAGCGGAACACTCAATGCCCAAGCAGTTACACGTTGTTGATTTCAGACTCCTCCGGTAGAGCCAACAACCATTCAGTGAATTGTCTTGTGTTACTAAGTTTCAAGACGTTCACTGAATCCTTCACGATGTTTTGGTGGCAGGTACTAGTACATCGAAGCCTTAGAGAGATGCTACGCCTTCAACCACTCGGCCATCTCTCCTACATAACGATTATGACCCAAAAACCGAGTGAATAGCGAGTCAGTCATAATCCATATTCCATTATTGGATAGGTATGATCAATCCATTTTAACTGAAAATTTTTCATCAAAGTCAAAGCAAAGAACGATTTTTCTTTCCTTCGAGGCTCCGGGATAAAGATACAATTTTGcgtaaaaattgtgaaaaaaaaaattcgattCATGTTTGCAAAAACAACGttcccttctttttctttttctgatatTTTTATAACGGATTAATTCAATGAATTAGAACGAATCAACTGATTGATGGTCTATATCTTTTAGACTATAGTTAATGGATACTCTTAAATCATAATTCTAATTATATAGACTATGATTCCATACCAGAAAAATTTTCAAATTACTTTTCGGTTTTGGAGTTCTCAACAACAAACACCTACCCCTCTATTAGAATagaaattcataaaaaaaatttaGATTTGATTGTATAGTGTATACCCGTTATGTACACAAAATTGGCAGTTATTCTATTTTCATCATAGAATGATTATTcggtcttttttcttctttgtaaTTTGTATCATGATTCAATCAAAATTTCTCGAGTTCTTCGAATTTGTAACTTCACCGAAATCGGAATAGTTCCTATACTACTACATTAGTATGAAATCGAATCGCCTTGAAATATTTCTTATTTCTTATCGATTCCTGTCAAAAAGGAACAATTGGAATAGAGGATTCatatcttttgtttttttcttaaaaaaaaaagaagtttttatGTTATTTCGTACTATACAATTCTTTTCGTAAGAAAACTATTGCACACGCCCCCCATTCGCCCTTTACTAATATAATAGAAGGTAAGGCAAAAGCAAGAGTGAAACTACGAGCTAAAAGCAGGCGTGCCTCTCTTATAAGAGAATATGATACCATCCCCCACTTTTGGCGCACTTGTTTGATGAGCTAAGCCTAAGCGCCATATAAGTCAAAAGCTAGCCTGAGACCTAAAAAAGCAAGGTCGAAATCCATCCCTCTTTTTCCTGTATTTGACTAGTAGGGCTAATGAACGACCCTTTGATCTATTAAGTGGAAAGTTCAGCCAGGTCTGATTAGAAGTTAAAAAATGAGTGGAGCGAGGGGCTttagagggaaaaaagggggggcGAGCTTTAATTGAAGTAGGGGCGGAGCTCCTCTCCTTACAGTCAAGTGGCTTTCACTCCTCATAGAGAGTTAGAAAGCGTCAGTTCTCATAGCGAGGCTTAGGCCGACGGGGTAGGGCGCGGCCCCCCAATTCTCAACCCCGACCTACACAAGTGGTTTTTTAACCCACATTTTTAAAAGTTCTGTTAGGTTCTTAGTAGCAATCGGCgaccttttcttcttttacttCACATAGCTTTTCGTCTCCTTGATAGCTGGAAGTTCTCCAAAAGTATGAAAAGCTGGAGGACTTTGTACCATCCATTCCGGTGTGGTTGGATTCTGTTCAACAGCCCAAGGACTTGGAGCACATCTTTTGTTCTTTCCACTGCTTGAAGTTATTGTTACGACCACGAAGAAACGACAAATCCCAACTACGGATATATAAGAGCCAAAACTGCTAAGGGCATTCCATCCAGCGTAAGCATCTGGATAATCTGGAATGCGACGTGGCATACCCGAAAGCCCTAAGAAATGCATAGGAAAGAAGGTCATATTAACCCCGAAAAAAGTGATCCAAAAATGGATTTGACCTAAAGTTTCAGGGTATGTCCGACCAAAGATTTTACCTACCCAATAGTGAAATCCTGCAAATAAAGCAAAAACGGCTCCCATAGAAAGTACATAATGGAAATGTGCAACCACATAATAAGTATCATGTAGAGCAATGTCTAGCCCAGAATTAGCCAGAACTATTCCAGTGAGTCCTCCTATGGTGAACAAAAAGATGAACCCTACAGCAAATAACATGGGTGTTTTGTATTGTATCGAACCCCCCCACATGGTAGCGATCCAACTAAAGATTTTGATTCCAGTGGGGACAGCTATGATCATGGTAGCTGCGGTGAAGTAGGCACGGGTATCAACGTCTAAGCCCACAGTAAACATATGATGAGCCCAAACAAGAAATCCAAGAACACCTATACTGATCATGGCATAAACCATGCCTAGATACCCGAAAACCGGTTTTCCCGAAAAAGTAGAAACGATATGACTTATGATACCGGATCCAGGCAGAATGGGAATATACACCTCTGGATGACCGAAGAACCAAAAGAGATGCTGGTATAATATGGGGTCTCCCCCTCCAGCGGGATCAGAAAAGGTTGTATTAAAGTTTCGATCGGTTAATAACATGGTAATTGCCCCTGCCAGTACCGGAAGTGAAAAGAAAGGGGGGAGCTATTGTGAAGCCTAGAAAGGCGGAAGCGGAAAATCGCTTATACCGAGTTCCCCAACAGCAGCTTAGCTTAGTAGCAAGACTCTTTCTACTGGCGTGGCGCTGCTGGATGCTTCTGATCAATAGAACACGAAGAGGAGGAAAAAAAAAGCTTATGATGAGCATCTATTTGAGTCGATCATTTCCAAGATCTAATTCCAGTTTTTTCTTATGTAGTGGAAACGCCTTACAATCTGAAGTTTTACGCTTAAGGGAAGAAATGTTCTTGGTGGATGCAGGACTTGGGACCCCCAGAATTTGTATGCAAGATGAGCCTACAGGAGTGCCAATCAACCGAGCCACCAGGTTTGAGAATAAGGTGGGATTCCTGGATCTAGTGGCCGGTGAATCACTGATCAAAGAGCAGATTTTAGAGAGATTCTTCATCGATCTAGTGGCCGGTGAATCACTGATCAAAGAGCGAGCAGCCGCCAGGTTTAATGATTTGGTGGGATCTACAGATGTAGTGGCTGGTGAaccgcttcttcttcttccacgAAGATTCAGACAAAACCGAGCTTGGATGGAACTGAACAAGATTTGGCGAACGAATACAAAGGTCAAAGGCTTTATTATTGAGAAAGTAAAAGGAGGTTATTCAGTAGCCATCGCAGGTTTCATTACTTTTCTTCCATTCCGTCGCAGAAGGAAAAGGATATCGAATGATCGATTCACCATTGAGAACATTAACCCCAAAAAGACGAATATTGTGGTGTTCTAACAGCGGCAGATCAAAGAAGAACTTGATGAGCGAAATCCGctgacaaaaaaaaagagaactttTTGAATTCCGATGCCTAGCGTCCCCTGATAACCTAGGATTAGTGGTGATAGGGCTGATGTGGTATCTCGGAAACTGGGATTTGATGGTATCTGTAGAGCGGATCCCATGGGCTTCTCGGGTGGAGGTTGGTTGAAGATGATGTGATGCAAGTGAACGTTTACGAAAAAGCTGTCGTAAAGTTTCGTTCTTCGTTCCGTCGTCGATCAATCTATCACTCAATCACAGGCCGCTCTGTCATTGTCTGATTTTTGGTTGTCTGATCACACTCGAAATTATGTATCTACTTATCGTATTTTTACCCCTGCTCGGTAGTTTTGTAGCAGGTTGTTTCGGACGTTTTCTAGGAAAAGAAGGAACCGCTATAATAACCACTACGTGCGTTTCATTCTCTTCGATCTTCTCTTTGATTGCTTTTTATGAAGTCGCACCGGGAGCTAGTGCTTGCTATCTAAGAATTGCTCCATGGATCTCATCGGAAATGTTTGATGCTTCGTGGGGCTTCTTTGGCGACCGTGAAGTCACCAAATGAATTGATGAGTAAATATATTAGATCCGGACGCGGCTGTTGCTCCGCGGTGATACGGACTTAACATATTCATACCTAACGATTTTCCACAAAGTGGTGACGAAACGtataacttgtacaaatctttCCATTTTCCAAGTCGATCCGATCCATTCGTTCGTAGAGCTATTTACTCGATCGCAGACATTTCTGGAACACCTCTAACAGAGGGGCAAATAgtcaattttgaaagaacttaTTGTCAACCTCTTTCAGATATGAATCTATCTGATTCAGAAGGGAAGAACTTGCATCAGTATCTCAATTTCAATTCAAACATGGGTTTGATTCACACTCCATGTTCTGAGAAAGATTTATCATCCGAAAAGAGGAAAAAACGGAGTCTTTGTCTAAAGAAATGCGTTGAGAAAGGGCAGATGTATAGAACCTTTCAACGAGATAGTGCTTTTTCAACTCTCTCAAAATGGAATCTATTCCAAACATATATGCCATGGTTCCTTACTTCGACAGGGTACAAATATCTAAATTTGATATTTTTAGATACTTTTTCAGACCTATTGCCAATACTAAGTAGCAGTCAAAAATTTGTAcccatttttcatgatattatGCATGGATCAGGTATATCATGGCGAATTCTTCAGAAAAAATTGTGTCTTCCACAATGGAATCTGATAAGTGAGATCTCGAGTAAGTGTTTACATAATCTTCTTCTGTCCGAAGAAATGATTCATCGAAATAATGAGTCACCATTGATATCGACACATCTGAGATCGCCAAATGCTCGGGAGTTCCTCTATTcaatccttttccttcttcttgttGCTGGATATCTCGTTCGTACACATCTTCTCTTTGTTTCCCGGGCCTCTAGTGAGTTACAGACAGAGTTCGAAAAGGTCAAATCTTTGATGATTCCATCATCTATGATTGAGTTGCGAAAACTTCTGGATAGGTATCCTACATCTGAACCGAATTCTTTCTGGTTAAAGAATCTCTTTCTAGTTGCTCTGGAACAATTAGGAGATTCTCTAGAAGAAATACGGGGTTCTGCTTCTGGCGGCAAATCACTTTGAGGTCATGAGAACAAAGAGTCATAGAGATGTGAGAAGTTTTGCTTTCGCTATCGACTGACCGTCCTGTTAGCAGTGCTATACTAGATTGGCACCCTAACTGGTACCTATACAGCTACTCCTTGTCAGTTGCTATATTTTTTCACCTTGAGGCTGAGAGGTTAACTCCTTCCACTCTCAACCGCCTTTGCTTATCTTACTAGTAGCTCTATCTATTGGTACCAGCCAGGGAACTCCCTCTTTGCGAGCTACTTACTTTATCTGAACCCTCTACCGACAGATGCGCGAATTGCACTGGTCATTGTGCGGAATGCCCTCTAAGCCAGTCAGTCAATGGAGGGACCGGGGCGCtaggtattttctttcttctggCCGTAGGTGTGATCAATGCCATTGAGCTTCGGTACTCTAAAATAGTAGTCGGAATTCGCTTCTGAGTGAGCTTCCTTCCTTATGCTCTGGTCTGACCTTCACGAACAGCTTTCTTTCAGCTACCAACTTCAAAGCTTGATCTCATCTCTCTTCTTTTGAAAGTTTAGTACTATTATTGTTGGCATGGAAGGAGTTCATCTTGAATTGCCAGTACAGTGATTGGAGGTCTTCCTCACCTGTTCTAGTGACATAGGCCCATCCGGTCGAGAGAAGAGACTTGAGATTAGCCACTAGGTGAAGTACCAAGGAGAGGATCGGCTTCAGCCATAACCAATACGGAGGGATTGACATAGTAAAGGAGGCTAAACAAAGCTATCAAAGGGATGTGCCCAGGCTCGGAATATCCTTCTTTCGTACCCAAGAGTAGCCCTATTTCTAATAGGAGCAATTCAAGCATTAATTAGTACTACCTCAGATCTAAAAGGAAAGGAAGGAGAATAAGGGAAGGTGCCAAGTAGCTGATTGCACATTACTAAGGCAAGGAATAAGACGTCTGAGAAGGGATGCCGAAAAAAGGCTTCAATTGTTTCTGGTGCAAAGTCAGTAGTACTAGGGCCTTCGAGTTGGAATTTCCAACTATAAACAAGTGTAGCGAAGTCACCTCCATTCTCGATTTCTATTGCGACAGAGGGAGGTATCATAATAGAGTAAAAATCACGATTAGAGTCAGTCCGGATAAAAGGAAGAATCCAATCTCCTTCTTCCTGATCTTATTGGCCTTACAGCGGGCCTAAGAGCAAGGAAGTCTCAACTCCCCAATCCCCCAGGGTGAGGGGTGAACCTTCTGTCCTTAATCTTAAGAAATTCCTGAACGAGAAAGCGGTATGTATGGTTGGCGTATGCCTGGAAACTAGTCCAGAATGATATCATCAACTGCACGATAGACCATGAGTAAGCACTTTTGACAGCAAGAGAAGAGTCCTCCTCCTCACAAGGACCGACTCCTTTAGGTGCGAGGTGCGATCAACCGCGAAAAGTCAGTAATAAAGAATCCGCTCTCCGGTAAGCGAAGGAAAGCAGGTCAAAGCCTGCCAAGGCGTCAAGGCAGTTCGACAAAGGCAGAAAGAGTCTCCGTCCTGAACACAGAAGGAAGGCGGGTTTGTCAATGCTTGAACTGATTGATCTAAGTGAGCTACGAGGTTAGTCTTCTAGGATCAACTTGCTTCAAAGTGCCCATTAATGATTTGTTAATTTCAGGAATGATCCTATCAGTGATTATGTACTAGGCTTATCTAATGAATTGAGTCTTCCAAGAAAGGTTTCTAATGAATCTGCTAATTGAGGTTCTAGATTCGTTCAAAAGGCAGAAAGGAATAGGCTAAGGGCCGTACCTTAATGATCCCTAACCATATTGATGTTCCTGAGTTCTAGTCTTTCTGGTAGCCAATGATCTAAGGGAGCTAGCAGTGCAAAGATACTCAAAAGTGGTACGCGCGCATAAAAAAGCGGTTGGACGGTGTCTTTCTCTGTTTTGTTCCTTCCTCGGCAAGCTTGGGAGTTTCCTGATGTAAGCTCCCTGGGTACGGTTTCGGAGTTTATGTAAATGCCCTATCTTCAAAGGAAGCTGCTGACTTAAGGTATCCCCTGATCCGAGGGTGAGCTAGAATTGCGTATGGTGAAGAGGAAAGGAAGAAGTCATTGTAAAGGAAGACGACATTTACCATTTCCGCTGCCTGCCTAAAGGCTTATTGGTAGCTCTTAGGTTCTCTGTCAGTAGAGTGATTGCCAAAACCTAGGTATGTTT
This sequence is a window from Nicotiana sylvestris chromosome 3, ASM39365v2, whole genome shotgun sequence. Protein-coding genes within it:
- the LOC138888725 gene encoding small ribosomal subunit protein bS1m-like produces the protein MLLINRTRRGGKKKLMMSIYLSRSFPRSNSSFFLCSGNALQSEVLRLREEMFLVDAGLGTPRICMQDEPTGVPINRATRFENKVGFLDLVAGESLIKEQILERFFIDLVAGESLIKERAAARFNDLVGSTDVVAGEPLLLLPRRFRQNRAWMELNKIWRTNTKVKGFIIEKVKGGYSVAIAGFITFLPFRRRRKRISNDRFTIENINPKKTNIVVF